In the Cydia amplana chromosome 14, ilCydAmpl1.1, whole genome shotgun sequence genome, one interval contains:
- the LOC134654391 gene encoding uncharacterized protein LOC134654391 — MSPNTNTKICSGCDEEIADIKAMMLCKSGGCQKVFCNLCIPIKLSMAEKNVWSCPDCKALSKRGGDNTSTPVRTLQSDSNVTIRNKNKTSQSKPGSGPEPSKPAAEPPKPQTPKRDLGDLAELTSEIKLLRCDMSDLKSQITSALDSLAKCQTRMDEITGKLTDTERRLQALEDQQSQNVRIKATLQDLENKYNIQAQLALRNDVEIIGCPEIKNENLHHTMMAIATKIGASVSDVDIDYVSRAGHKRKQSSNEFSQLPRPVIVRFARRKVRDDFIAKSKIRRNLDTTDIITEGTPQKIYINERLTRENRQLFRIARERAAQANFKYCWTRGGFIYARKRDGADAINIINQDCIDRVFGTEHQLGSASKDFPEE; from the coding sequence atgtcACCAAATACCAATACGAAGATTTGTTCTGGATGCGATGAAGAAATAGCGGACATCAAAGCTATGATGTTATGTAAGTCAGGAGGATGTCAAAAAGTCTTCTGCAACCTGTGTATTCCAATTAAACTATCAATGGCAGAAAAAAACGTCTGGTCATGCCCAGATTGCAAAGCCTTGTCAAAAAGAGGTGGCGATAACACCTCCACCCCGGTTCGTACCCTGCAATCTGATAGTAATGTCACTatacgtaataaaaataaaacctcaCAGTCTAAACCGGGGTCGGGGCCCGAGCCGTCAAAACCGGCGGCTGAACCGCCAAAGCCACAGACACCTAAGAGAGATCTCGGTGATCTCGCCGAGCTTACATCGGAGATTAAACTGTTACGCTGTGACATGTCAGATCTGAAAAGCCAAATAACTTCTGCACTAGACTCCCTGGCCAAGTGCCAGACCCGAATGGACGAGATAACCGGCAAGCTTACAGATACGGAACGTCGGCTGCAGGCTTTGGAAGACCAGCAATCCCAAAATGTGCGAATTAAAGCTACGTTACAGGACCTTGAAAACAAGTACAACATTCAAGCACAATTAGCTTTAAGAAACGATGTAGAAATCATAGGATGCCcagaaattaaaaatgaaaatctACATCATACTATGATGGCCATAGCCACGAAGATTGGTGCCAGTGTATCGGACGTCGACATAGACTACGTTTCAAGAGCAGGCCACAAGAGGAAACAATCTAGCAATGAGTTCAGTCAATTACCACGACCTGTAATTGTACGCTTTGCCCGCAGGAAGGTCCGTGATGACTTTATAGCGAAATCTAAAATCCGACGAAATTTGGATACTACAGATATTATCACTGAAGGTACCCCACAGAAAATATACATCAATGAACGGCTAACTCGCGAAAACCGCCAGTTATTTCGAATCGCCAGGGAGCGGGCGGCCCAGGCAAATTTCAAATATTGTTGGACACGAGGCGGATTTATCTATGCACGAAAGCGAGATGGAGCAGACGCCATCAATATTATTAATCAAGACTGTATTGACCGCGTTTTTGGAACTGAACACCAGCTTGGGTCTGCTTCTAAAGATTTTCCTGAGGAGTAA